A genomic window from Tolypothrix sp. PCC 7910 includes:
- a CDS encoding protealysin inhibitor emfourin produces MRISFERTGGFAGISKKTTVDTANLPPHEANELPRLVEAAGLFNLPEKITSPNPQADRFQYKLTVEDQGKQHTVTVSEAALPGTLRPLIEWLNQVAKRS; encoded by the coding sequence ATGAGAATCTCCTTTGAACGCACAGGCGGCTTTGCTGGAATTAGCAAGAAAACAACTGTTGATACAGCTAATCTCCCGCCTCATGAAGCAAACGAACTCCCCCGACTAGTGGAAGCTGCTGGTTTATTTAACCTACCTGAAAAAATTACTTCACCTAATCCCCAAGCGGATCGCTTTCAGTATAAGTTGACAGTGGAAGACCAAGGTAAGCAACATACTGTTACTGTCAGTGAGGCCGCCTTACCCGGAACTTTAAGACCCCTGATTGAATGGCTGAATCAAGTAGCTAAGCGTTCTTAG